In Diaphorobacter ruginosibacter, the genomic stretch CCGCGCGAAGCGCCTCAGGGGGACAAAACATCGAGCGCCCTCAAAAACCGGCGCGCCCTATGCGAGGGCAGCCGTGCAAGGGCCGCCCCGCCGCACTGGCTGCGTCCCCCTTCCCGGAGCGACGCAGTCGCGCAGAGAGAAGGGGGAAGGCGCAAAGCGCCTCAGGGGGATGCTCTTAATCAATCTCTTTCGCCGCCGAAGATGCCCAGCAGCGCCAGCAGGCTCTGGAACACGTTGAAGATGTCCAGGTACAGCGCAAGAGTGGCGCTGATGTAGTTGGTCTCGCCGCCGTCGATGATCTGCTTGAGGTCATACAGCATGTAGGCGCTGAAGATGCCGATCGCCGCCACCGAGATCGCCATCATGCCCGCGGACGAACCGACGAACACGTTGATGATCGAGCCGATGAACAGCACCAGCACGCCCACGAAGAGGAACTTGCCCATGCCCGACAGGTCGCGCTTGATCACCGTGGCGAGCGACGCCATCACGAAGAACACGCCTGCGGTGCCGGCGAAGGCGGTCATGATCAGCTCGGAGCCGTTCTTGAAGCCCAGCACCATGGCGATCAGGCGCGAGAGCATCAGGCCCATGAAGAACGTGAACCCCAGCAGGACCGGCACGCCGGCGGCGGAGTTCTTGGTCTTCTCGATGGCGAACATGAAGCCGAACGCGCCCGCGAGGAACACGATCATGCCGATGCCGCCACGCAGCGATTGGGTGATGCCAGTGGCCACCCCGATCCAGGCACCCAGCACCGTGGGTACCAGGCTCAGTGCAAGCAGCCAATAGGTATTGCGCAACACCTTGTTGCGTTGCTCCTGCGACAGCACCTGGGTAGTGGAACCCCAGTTGGTGACTTCTGGATTCATGTGTGATTTTCTCCTGTGACCCTGCACGACGCAGGAAACTAAATTCTAGGTGGGGCTTACCACGAAGGTTTGCAATACCCACGTGCGATCCCGTACTTTTTGGGTTGGAATCTTTTGCTCCTACCCGGGTATCCTGAACCTCGCAAGCCCTGTATGCTCGCGGGATCCACATCACCCTGAACATAAGCACCCGCGTGGCTGCACATTCGTTCACCAACCCATTCGAATCATGAAGACAACCTCCGTTCTCGAACTCTCCGACATCAAGAAGATCGCAGCCGCTGCAGAAGCCGAAGCCGTGAAGAACAGCTGGAACGTGGCTATCGCCATCGTGGACAACGGCGGCCACCTGCTGTGGCTGCAGCGCCTGGACGGCACGGC encodes the following:
- a CDS encoding Bax inhibitor-1/YccA family protein, coding for MNPEVTNWGSTTQVLSQEQRNKVLRNTYWLLALSLVPTVLGAWIGVATGITQSLRGGIGMIVFLAGAFGFMFAIEKTKNSAAGVPVLLGFTFFMGLMLSRLIAMVLGFKNGSELIMTAFAGTAGVFFVMASLATVIKRDLSGMGKFLFVGVLVLFIGSIINVFVGSSAGMMAISVAAIGIFSAYMLYDLKQIIDGGETNYISATLALYLDIFNVFQSLLALLGIFGGERD